In Janthinobacterium sp. J1-1, a single genomic region encodes these proteins:
- a CDS encoding insulinase family protein, with protein sequence MKLSKLRLISGAVLLACASLAQAELRLSDPLPVAPEVTVGKLPNGLTYYIKKNARPAQKVELRLVVKAGSILEDDDQQGLAHFTEHMAFNGSTHFKRNELISYLQSIGVKFGADLNAYTSFDETVYVLPIPTNKKGNLEKGFLVLEDWAHGLKFNPADIDSERGIVLEEARLGKGASDRMNKVLYPKLLNGSRYAERMPIGKEEVLKTFKPDTIKRFYKDWYRPDLMAVMVVGDVEPKQAEKLIQQHFGKLKNPVKPRPRLYAEVPQRSQTEALVITDKEAADDTVFIRYPIRPAQEPVTIADYRRQMIENLYGQMLSARMQELTQQANPPFIQGGSSMGKLVRGYESFSAYALLGKGGVQPAVDALVREDERARRFGFSQDELDRARKNMLRNYERAWNERDKSDSAGFVAEYSRNFLEQEAIPGITNELMYARELLPQVSLQEINETVAKVIPEQQKKLVVFMGAEAKPGGTVPSRQQLLDAVASAEQQKVERHTEKVVAGSLMDGPPPGGSIASEKLNSAIGVTELILGNGVRVLLKPTDFKNDQVLMGATRFGGQSLYDDADIYNARYASAIVGSMGLKDLAPLDLQKIVAGKTVNVGASLGELSEGFGGSSSSADVESMLQLVYLYMHDVRKDADLFQSYIGKQQDLAKNSLAQPDAVFYDAVQHTMFGDNPRVDGVPRVADFDKVNLDRSLDIFRQRFSSARDMTFIFTGSFELDKIKPLIASYLGALPVTEVAHAYRDVGMRPVQGVVKKAVYMGSEPKSTISITFTGDVAYSDEQKLTLQALGEVLNLKVIEVLREKMSMIYGGGFETSMGQHPYGHYSVALNLPTGPENVDKVIAAAFAEINKMKKEGPSALDLEKVKLNWITRQQKAMRENNYWMSQLMGSVTQGRDPAQILRFEQRVRAITPQAVKQAAQRYLNLDNYVQVVLYPEQKKVALNNGK encoded by the coding sequence ATGAAGCTGAGTAAATTACGCCTGATCTCGGGCGCCGTGCTGCTGGCCTGCGCTTCCCTGGCGCAAGCGGAACTCCGTTTGAGCGATCCCCTGCCGGTGGCGCCGGAAGTAACGGTCGGAAAACTGCCGAACGGGCTGACCTATTACATCAAGAAAAATGCCCGTCCCGCGCAGAAAGTCGAATTGCGCCTGGTGGTGAAAGCCGGCTCCATCCTGGAAGACGACGATCAGCAAGGCCTGGCCCATTTCACCGAACACATGGCCTTCAATGGCTCGACGCATTTCAAGCGCAATGAACTCATTTCGTATCTGCAATCGATCGGCGTGAAATTCGGCGCCGATTTGAACGCTTATACCAGCTTCGATGAAACCGTTTACGTGCTGCCGATTCCCACTAACAAGAAAGGCAACCTGGAAAAAGGTTTTTTGGTGCTGGAAGACTGGGCCCACGGCCTGAAATTCAATCCGGCCGATATCGACAGCGAGCGCGGCATCGTGCTGGAAGAGGCGCGCCTGGGCAAGGGCGCCAGCGACCGCATGAACAAGGTGCTGTATCCGAAGCTGCTGAACGGTTCGCGCTACGCCGAGCGCATGCCGATCGGCAAGGAAGAGGTCCTGAAAACCTTCAAGCCGGACACCATCAAGCGTTTCTACAAGGACTGGTACCGGCCCGACCTGATGGCCGTGATGGTGGTTGGCGACGTCGAGCCGAAACAGGCTGAAAAACTGATCCAGCAGCATTTTGGCAAGCTGAAAAATCCTGTGAAACCGCGCCCGCGCCTGTATGCGGAAGTGCCGCAGCGTTCGCAGACGGAAGCGCTGGTGATCACCGACAAGGAAGCGGCGGACGACACCGTGTTCATCCGTTATCCGATCCGCCCGGCGCAGGAACCGGTGACGATTGCCGATTACCGGCGCCAGATGATCGAGAACCTGTATGGCCAGATGCTTAGCGCGCGCATGCAGGAACTGACGCAGCAGGCCAATCCGCCGTTCATCCAGGGCGGCAGCAGCATGGGCAAGCTGGTGCGCGGCTATGAATCGTTCAGCGCGTATGCCTTGCTGGGCAAGGGCGGCGTGCAGCCGGCCGTCGATGCGCTGGTGCGCGAGGATGAACGGGCGCGCCGCTTCGGCTTCAGCCAGGACGAGCTGGACCGCGCGCGCAAGAACATGCTGCGCAATTACGAGCGCGCCTGGAACGAGCGCGACAAATCCGATTCGGCCGGCTTCGTGGCCGAGTATTCGCGCAACTTCCTGGAACAGGAAGCGATTCCCGGCATCACCAATGAGCTGATGTATGCGCGTGAATTGCTGCCGCAAGTGTCGTTGCAGGAAATTAACGAGACGGTGGCGAAAGTCATTCCCGAGCAGCAAAAGAAACTGGTGGTCTTCATGGGCGCCGAGGCCAAGCCGGGCGGCACGGTGCCGAGCCGGCAGCAGTTGCTCGATGCGGTCGCCAGCGCCGAGCAGCAAAAAGTCGAGCGCCATACGGAAAAAGTGGTGGCCGGCAGCCTGATGGACGGCCCGCCGCCCGGTGGCAGCATCGCCAGCGAGAAGCTCAACAGCGCCATCGGCGTGACGGAGCTGATCTTGGGCAATGGCGTGCGCGTCTTGTTGAAACCCACCGATTTCAAGAACGACCAAGTGCTGATGGGCGCCACCCGCTTCGGCGGCCAGTCGCTGTATGACGACGCCGATATCTATAACGCCCGCTATGCCAGCGCCATTGTCGGCAGCATGGGCCTGAAGGACCTGGCGCCGCTGGACCTGCAGAAAATCGTTGCCGGCAAGACGGTCAACGTGGGCGCCTCGCTGGGCGAACTGAGCGAAGGCTTTGGCGGTTCGTCGAGCAGCGCCGATGTCGAATCGATGCTGCAACTGGTATATCTGTACATGCATGACGTGCGCAAGGATGCCGACCTGTTCCAGTCGTATATCGGCAAGCAGCAGGATCTGGCGAAAAACAGCCTGGCGCAGCCTGATGCCGTGTTTTATGACGCCGTGCAGCACACGATGTTTGGCGACAATCCGCGCGTCGACGGCGTGCCGCGCGTGGCCGATTTCGACAAGGTCAACCTCGACCGTTCGCTGGACATCTTCCGCCAGCGCTTTTCCAGCGCGCGCGACATGACCTTCATCTTCACCGGCAGCTTCGAGCTTGACAAGATCAAGCCGCTGATCGCCAGCTACCTGGGCGCCTTGCCGGTGACCGAGGTGGCGCACGCCTACCGCGACGTGGGCATGCGCCCGGTGCAGGGCGTGGTGAAAAAAGCCGTCTACATGGGCAGCGAGCCGAAAAGCACGATTTCCATCACTTTTACCGGCGACGTGGCGTATTCGGACGAGCAGAAGCTGACCTTGCAGGCGCTCGGCGAAGTGCTGAACCTGAAGGTGATCGAAGTGCTGCGCGAAAAGATGAGCATGATCTATGGCGGCGGTTTCGAGACCTCGATGGGCCAGCATCCGTACGGCCATTATTCGGTGGCGCTGAACCTGCCCACCGGGCCGGAAAACGTCGACAAGGTGATCGCCGCCGCCTTTGCCGAAATCAACAAGATGAAAAAGGAGGGCCCAAGCGCGCTTGATCTGGAAAAGGTCAAGCTGAACTGGATCACGCGCCAGCAGAAGGCCATGCGGGAAAACAACTACTGGATGAGTCAGCTGATGGGCTCGGTAACCCAGGGCCGCGATCCGGCACAGATCCTGCGCTTCGAGCAGCGGGTGCGCGCCATCACGCCGCAAGCGGTAAAACAGGCGGCCCAGCGCTACCTGAACCTGGACAATTATGTGCAGGTGGTGCTGTACCCGGAACAGAAAAAGGTGGCGCTCAACAACGGCAAATAA
- a CDS encoding EDSAP-1 family PEP-CTERM protein, producing MAFFSARMAILLLALPCLANQAGAAAYGYSYSNIFGFTISNPTGAITVFNNIDVSHTTATLGSRNVIHGGANEIDALQASLGQVLKGENDFAPQGMGNASYARGDAQIISSQIPPFPPGSDSTHVANVAEILLAGTGSADASGRNGSSTAFAVDLVVGQDGATLALQFQAAPFMQLYLDASAATGSFANASTAFTFSIVDEAGQIVFNWAPDGELGSGILGGTEQADDANLNINYAQTPPSSGSLFSYDPTGCGTPTGTGTGTGCGGQFSAISDRLDAGNYTLVLNMINSAQLAVMPVTTELPLPGTLLLLAAGLAALAGLGRLLGPDDGDRA from the coding sequence ATGGCATTTTTTTCCGCACGCATGGCGATTTTACTGCTGGCCCTGCCGTGCCTCGCCAACCAGGCTGGCGCGGCCGCGTATGGCTACTCATACAGCAATATCTTTGGCTTCACCATCAGCAATCCGACCGGTGCCATCACCGTGTTCAACAATATCGATGTCTCGCACACCACAGCCACGCTGGGTAGCCGCAACGTGATCCACGGCGGCGCCAACGAGATCGACGCGCTGCAAGCCTCGCTGGGCCAGGTACTCAAGGGCGAGAACGACTTCGCGCCGCAAGGCATGGGCAATGCCTCCTATGCGCGCGGCGACGCGCAAATCATCAGCTCGCAAATTCCGCCGTTTCCGCCCGGCTCGGACAGCACCCATGTGGCGAATGTGGCGGAAATACTGCTGGCTGGCACCGGCAGCGCCGATGCGTCCGGACGCAACGGCTCCTCCACCGCCTTCGCCGTCGACCTGGTGGTGGGACAGGACGGCGCCACCCTGGCGCTCCAGTTCCAGGCCGCGCCCTTCATGCAGCTCTACCTCGATGCCAGCGCCGCCACCGGCTCCTTCGCCAACGCCAGCACCGCGTTCACTTTTTCCATCGTCGACGAAGCTGGCCAGATCGTCTTCAACTGGGCGCCTGACGGCGAGCTTGGCTCCGGCATACTGGGCGGCACCGAACAGGCCGATGACGCCAATCTCAATATCAACTATGCACAGACGCCGCCAAGCAGCGGCAGCCTGTTCAGCTACGACCCCACCGGCTGCGGCACACCCACCGGCACCGGCACCGGCACCGGTTGCGGCGGACAATTTAGCGCCATCAGCGACCGTCTGGACGCCGGCAATTACACACTGGTGCTCAATATGATCAACAGCGCGCAGCTGGCGGTCATGCCCGTGACCACCGAATTGCCGCTGCCCGGCACCCTGCTGCTGCTGGCGGCCGGCCTGGCGGCACTGGCCGGGCTGGGGCGTCTCCTGGGGCCAGACGACGGCGACAGAGCTTAG
- a CDS encoding nitroreductase family protein, whose protein sequence is MATTLPIDAVLEDILDQARWAPSGDNTQPWRFEVRGARHVVVHGFDTRSHCVYDLDGHPSQLSLGALLESLALAASRHGLRMQAQRRTGMPEHLPTFDTVFVDAPGLAPDPLAAFLPQRTVQRRKLSTRSLRVSEKAALAASLPPGFGVLWLEGTRTRFACARLMFNNARLRLIMPEAHKVHCDVIEWNARYSVDRMPDQALGVDAMTAKLMRWIMRSWRRVDFFNTWLAGTLAPRLQMDLLPGWYCAAHFALLAESPPRHVDDYVAAGRAMQRFWLTATELGLQMQPELTPLIFARYVRERRIFSRTEGLQEVAQELAVQTRTLLGKEHTERAVFLGRIGAGPPAQARSLRRPLSELIVAPVAGS, encoded by the coding sequence ATGGCGACCACCTTGCCGATCGACGCCGTGCTGGAAGACATCCTCGACCAGGCGCGCTGGGCGCCCAGCGGCGACAATACCCAGCCCTGGCGCTTCGAGGTGCGCGGCGCGCGCCATGTGGTGGTTCATGGCTTCGATACGCGCAGCCACTGCGTGTATGACCTCGATGGCCACCCCAGCCAGCTGTCGCTGGGTGCGCTGCTCGAAAGCCTGGCGCTGGCGGCCAGCCGCCATGGCTTGCGCATGCAAGCCCAGCGGCGCACCGGCATGCCCGAGCACCTGCCCACCTTTGACACCGTCTTCGTTGACGCACCGGGCCTGGCGCCCGATCCGCTGGCGGCGTTCTTGCCGCAGCGTACGGTGCAGCGCCGCAAGCTCAGCACGCGCAGCCTGCGCGTCAGCGAAAAGGCGGCACTGGCGGCCAGCCTGCCGCCCGGTTTCGGCGTGCTGTGGCTGGAAGGCACGCGCACGCGATTTGCCTGCGCGCGGCTGATGTTCAACAATGCCCGCTTGCGCCTGATCATGCCCGAGGCGCACAAGGTGCACTGCGACGTGATCGAATGGAATGCCCGCTACAGCGTCGATCGCATGCCGGACCAGGCGCTCGGTGTCGATGCCATGACGGCGAAATTGATGCGCTGGATCATGCGCAGTTGGCGCCGCGTGGATTTTTTCAATACCTGGCTGGCCGGCACCCTGGCGCCGCGGCTGCAGATGGATTTGCTGCCCGGCTGGTACTGCGCCGCGCATTTCGCGCTGCTGGCCGAGTCGCCACCGCGCCATGTCGACGATTACGTGGCCGCCGGGCGCGCCATGCAGCGTTTCTGGCTGACGGCCACCGAGCTGGGCTTGCAGATGCAGCCGGAACTGACGCCGCTGATCTTCGCCCGCTACGTGCGCGAGCGGCGCATTTTTTCACGCACCGAGGGCTTGCAGGAAGTCGCGCAGGAACTGGCCGTGCAAACGCGCACCCTGCTCGGCAAGGAACACACCGAGCGGGCCGTGTTCCTGGGCCGCATCGGCGCCGGGCCACCGGCCCAGGCCCGTTCGCTGCGCCGTCCGCTCAGCGAACTGATCGTGGCGCCGGTGGCGGGCAGCTAA
- a CDS encoding ABC transporter permease, translated as MTASTSIIIRLRRLNRVAAAWIISWWRLLQFSTLIFSLALSPSSYNRQNRPILAHRLVINTAPNLVWFSVACALVSLVLIRIVVVSAQSYGLSRYALEMVVRVLVLELIPLTAALFVALRLTLPDGIAFAQMRSNGLLDKLRQQGTDLLRGEYFPRVMSGIFAVWMLAIASCVSSLILAYLTIYGFTPWALQGYTRVVGQIFNPAVVLILMLKVVFFSFAVALIPLSSSYYPPEPHRRQRLFAAHGLSEMLRLFSVILLVEVASLMGNYY; from the coding sequence ATGACAGCTTCCACTTCCATCATCATCCGTTTGCGCCGCCTGAACCGCGTCGCCGCGGCGTGGATCATCAGCTGGTGGCGCTTGCTGCAATTTTCGACCCTGATTTTTTCGCTGGCGCTGTCGCCGTCGAGCTATAACCGGCAAAACCGGCCCATCCTCGCGCACCGCCTGGTGATCAACACGGCGCCCAACCTGGTGTGGTTCAGCGTCGCCTGCGCGCTGGTCAGCCTGGTGCTGATCCGCATCGTGGTGGTCAGCGCGCAAAGCTATGGCCTGTCGCGCTATGCGCTGGAAATGGTGGTGCGCGTGCTGGTGCTCGAACTGATCCCGCTCACCGCCGCGCTGTTCGTGGCGCTGCGCCTGACCCTGCCCGACGGCATCGCGTTTGCGCAGATGCGTTCGAACGGCCTGCTTGACAAACTGCGCCAGCAGGGCACGGACCTGCTGCGCGGCGAGTATTTTCCACGCGTGATGTCGGGCATTTTCGCCGTCTGGATGCTGGCCATCGCCAGCTGCGTCAGTTCGCTGATCCTCGCCTATCTCACCATCTACGGTTTCACGCCGTGGGCGCTGCAAGGCTACACGCGGGTGGTGGGGCAGATCTTCAATCCGGCCGTGGTGCTGATCCTGATGCTCAAGGTGGTGTTCTTCAGCTTTGCCGTGGCCCTGATTCCGTTGTCCTCGTCCTACTATCCGCCCGAGCCCCACCGCCGCCAGCGCCTGTTCGCCGCCCACGGCCTGTCCGAAATGCTGCGTTTGTTTTCCGTCATCCTGCTGGTCGAAGTGGCCTCGCTGATGGGAAATTACTACTGA
- a CDS encoding ThiF family adenylyltransferase translates to MTDGFSYHAAFARNLGWVTRAEQDSLRGKRVAIAGMGGVGGVHLLTLARLGIGAFHIADFDTFDIANFNRQAGAMVSTLGQPKVDVLAQMARDINPELDIKLFPDGINDANLADFFEGVDLYVDGLDFFAFPARQATFAMCARLAIPSITAAPLGMGTAVLSFLPGQMTFEQYFGWGDLPEEEKALRFLVGLAPAGLHGPYLVDPSAINLKERRGPSTIMGCQLCAGAAATEALKILLGRGKVMAAPRGMHFDAYRNKMVHTWRPGGNRHPLQRLAMAIIKRRRAARGG, encoded by the coding sequence ATGACAGACGGTTTTTCTTATCACGCGGCATTTGCCCGCAACCTGGGCTGGGTCACCCGGGCCGAACAGGACAGCCTGCGCGGCAAGCGGGTGGCGATAGCCGGCATGGGCGGCGTCGGTGGCGTGCATTTGCTGACCCTGGCGCGGCTGGGTATCGGCGCGTTTCATATCGCCGATTTCGATACCTTCGATATCGCCAATTTCAACCGCCAGGCCGGCGCCATGGTGTCGACCCTGGGCCAGCCCAAGGTCGACGTGCTGGCGCAGATGGCGCGCGACATCAATCCCGAACTCGACATCAAGCTGTTCCCTGACGGCATCAACGATGCCAACCTGGCCGATTTTTTCGAGGGCGTCGACCTGTACGTGGACGGCCTCGATTTCTTTGCCTTTCCCGCGCGCCAGGCCACGTTTGCCATGTGCGCCAGGCTGGCGATACCGTCGATCACGGCCGCGCCGCTGGGCATGGGCACGGCCGTGCTCAGTTTCCTGCCGGGCCAGATGACGTTCGAGCAGTATTTCGGCTGGGGCGACCTGCCCGAGGAAGAAAAAGCGCTCCGCTTCCTGGTCGGCCTGGCGCCGGCCGGACTGCATGGCCCGTACCTGGTCGACCCGTCGGCCATCAATCTGAAGGAGCGGCGCGGGCCGTCGACCATCATGGGCTGCCAGCTGTGCGCGGGCGCGGCGGCCACCGAGGCGCTGAAGATCCTGCTGGGGCGCGGCAAGGTGATGGCGGCGCCACGCGGCATGCATTTCGATGCCTACCGCAACAAGATGGTGCATACCTGGCGTCCGGGCGGCAACCGCCATCCCCTGCAGCGCCTGGCGATGGCCATCATCAAGCGGCGCCGCGCCGCCAGGGGCGGCTGA
- the ribB gene encoding 3,4-dihydroxy-2-butanone-4-phosphate synthase yields the protein MLVNSYTVLSHDLEGRIQSALAAMRAGVPVILLDDFDHENEADLIISAEKLTNETMALLIRECSGIVCLCLPAETVSKLELPPMSQDNGSRYGTPFTVSIEAREGVTTGVSAADRVTTIRAAIAPDAKPSDLVRPGHVFPLRAAPGGVLERRGHTEGSVDLSRMAGLNPAAVLCELMNPDGTMMRGDDIERFAELHGMPILTIEEMVAWRQRQQ from the coding sequence ATGTTAGTCAACAGCTACACCGTGCTTTCCCATGACCTTGAAGGTCGCATTCAATCCGCCCTGGCCGCCATGCGCGCCGGCGTGCCCGTCATCCTGCTCGACGATTTCGACCACGAAAACGAAGCCGACCTGATTATCTCGGCCGAAAAACTGACGAACGAGACCATGGCCCTCCTGATCCGTGAATGCAGCGGCATCGTCTGCCTGTGCCTGCCCGCCGAGACCGTAAGCAAGCTGGAATTGCCGCCGATGTCGCAAGACAACGGCAGCCGCTACGGCACGCCGTTTACCGTCTCGATCGAGGCGCGCGAAGGTGTCACCACCGGCGTGTCGGCCGCCGACCGCGTCACCACCATCCGCGCCGCCATCGCGCCCGACGCAAAACCATCGGACCTGGTGCGCCCCGGCCATGTGTTCCCCTTGCGCGCCGCGCCCGGTGGCGTGCTCGAACGCCGTGGCCACACGGAAGGTTCGGTCGACCTGTCTCGCATGGCGGGCTTGAACCCGGCCGCCGTGCTGTGCGAATTGATGAATCCGGACGGCACCATGATGCGCGGCGACGATATCGAACGCTTTGCCGAGCTGCATGGCATGCCGATCTTGACCATCGAAGAGATGGTGGCCTGGCGCCAGCGGCAACAGTAA
- a CDS encoding MFS transporter: MSCSSRRSGNFLILATLACGFVMAMIDVTAVNVALSDIARDLAIPLSGLVWVVDGYTLTFAALLLAGGALADRYGPKAVYQGGLGVFILGSVLCGMAPDGGFLTAARLLQGAGAALFMPSSLSLLTHSFDDEQVRTRMLGVWSALVGVAGASGPLIGGVLVHQFGWRSVFWVNVPLGLLAIVLAQLVLRAPARQPRDLSLFSHALGVAALAGLSFVLIEGPVLGWLSPPVVTAGTLAVCTCTLLLRRERQGSHPLLPRALFHSSSFGAANGVGFLINFCVFGQLFLLSLFLQQAGGADALRSGLLLLPMMAAYTVGNFLAGSIAARHGTRLPMLAGLLTASVMALVLMGLRPATPYALLALGTGLMNVAIGIAIPAMTATVMRVAGKQHANSAAAALNANRQIGALVGVALVGSILHMAPGWAVRLPLAYAIMALAYGLAACLVYRHVHLPRPQPAAA, encoded by the coding sequence ATGTCTTGCTCCTCTCGCCGTTCCGGCAATTTCCTGATCCTGGCCACGCTCGCCTGCGGCTTCGTGATGGCCATGATCGATGTCACCGCCGTCAATGTGGCGCTGTCCGATATCGCGCGCGACCTGGCGATACCCTTGAGCGGCCTGGTGTGGGTGGTCGATGGCTATACCCTGACGTTTGCCGCGCTGCTGCTGGCCGGTGGCGCGCTGGCCGACCGTTACGGTCCGAAAGCCGTGTACCAGGGCGGCCTGGGCGTGTTTATCCTCGGTTCGGTGCTGTGCGGCATGGCGCCCGATGGTGGTTTCCTGACGGCGGCGCGGCTGCTGCAGGGCGCGGGCGCGGCGCTGTTCATGCCCAGTTCCCTGAGCCTGCTGACGCACAGCTTTGACGACGAGCAGGTGCGCACGCGCATGCTGGGCGTGTGGTCGGCATTGGTGGGCGTGGCCGGCGCATCGGGGCCGCTGATCGGTGGCGTGCTGGTGCACCAGTTCGGCTGGCGCAGCGTGTTCTGGGTCAATGTGCCGCTGGGCCTGCTGGCCATCGTGCTGGCGCAGCTGGTCTTGCGCGCGCCGGCTCGGCAGCCGCGCGACTTGTCCCTGTTCAGTCATGCGCTGGGGGTGGCGGCGCTGGCGGGCCTCAGTTTCGTGCTGATCGAAGGACCGGTGCTGGGCTGGCTGTCGCCGCCGGTGGTGACGGCCGGTACGCTGGCCGTGTGTACGTGCACCTTGCTGCTGCGCCGCGAGCGCCAGGGCAGCCATCCGCTGCTGCCGCGTGCGCTGTTTCACAGCAGCAGCTTTGGCGCGGCCAATGGCGTGGGGTTCTTGATCAATTTCTGCGTGTTCGGCCAGCTGTTTTTGTTGAGCCTGTTCTTGCAGCAGGCCGGTGGCGCCGACGCTCTGCGCTCGGGCCTGCTTTTGCTGCCGATGATGGCGGCCTATACGGTGGGTAATTTCCTGGCCGGCTCGATCGCCGCCCGTCATGGCACGCGGCTACCGATGCTGGCCGGCCTGCTGACGGCCAGCGTCATGGCGCTGGTGCTGATGGGTTTGCGGCCAGCCACCCCGTATGCGCTGCTGGCGCTGGGCACCGGCCTGATGAATGTGGCAATCGGCATCGCGATTCCCGCCATGACGGCCACCGTGATGCGGGTGGCCGGCAAGCAGCATGCGAACAGCGCCGCCGCCGCCCTGAACGCCAACCGGCAGATCGGCGCCCTGGTCGGCGTGGCGCTGGTCGGCAGCATCCTGCACATGGCACCGGGTTGGGCGGTGCGCCTGCCGCTGGCCTACGCCATCATGGCGCTGGCGTACGGCCTGGCCGCCTGCCTGGTGTACCGGCATGTGCATCTGCCGCGGCCGCAACCGGCTGCGGCCTGA
- a CDS encoding LysR family transcriptional regulator, whose product MDWDNARIFLAIGRAGTLRGAAALLRIDQATCGRRLAALETSLGARLFLRTPSGYVATPAGELALAAAEAMERAADQLQREMQGVDNRLSGLVRVATTDSMASHFVMAAMQRLHAAHPDIRIVLQVAPQLASLTRREADLAVRAVRPLAPDLISRHLVRRHLGLYASPAYLAERGEPVRGTALAGHDIVIYHQSITARHADKIAGEPVAKARVAMEVNSAMMLQEAARAGIGIAELGVHLGEIDPQLVRIWPDRAEPYDVWLVMHEDLSRSARVRAAADAIIASVGNAKPAAGNDKMPR is encoded by the coding sequence TTGGATTGGGATAACGCCCGCATCTTTCTGGCCATCGGCCGTGCCGGCACCCTGCGTGGCGCGGCCGCCCTGCTGCGCATCGACCAGGCCACCTGCGGGCGGCGCCTGGCCGCGCTGGAAACGTCACTGGGTGCGCGCCTGTTCCTGCGCACGCCGTCGGGCTATGTGGCCACGCCGGCGGGCGAACTGGCGCTGGCGGCGGCCGAAGCGATGGAACGCGCGGCCGACCAGCTGCAGCGCGAGATGCAGGGCGTCGACAACCGGCTGTCGGGACTGGTGCGGGTGGCCACCACCGACAGCATGGCCAGCCATTTCGTGATGGCCGCCATGCAGCGCCTGCATGCGGCGCATCCCGACATCCGCATCGTGCTGCAGGTGGCGCCGCAGCTGGCCAGCCTGACGCGGCGCGAAGCCGACCTGGCCGTGCGCGCCGTGCGCCCGCTCGCCCCCGACCTGATCTCGCGCCATCTGGTGCGGCGCCACCTGGGCCTGTATGCCTCGCCCGCCTACCTGGCCGAGCGCGGCGAACCGGTGCGCGGCACGGCGCTGGCCGGCCACGACATCGTGATTTATCATCAGTCGATCACCGCGCGCCACGCCGACAAGATCGCCGGCGAGCCGGTGGCCAAGGCGCGCGTGGCGATGGAAGTCAATAGCGCCATGATGCTGCAGGAAGCGGCGCGCGCCGGCATCGGCATCGCCGAACTGGGGGTGCACCTGGGCGAGATCGACCCGCAGCTGGTGCGCATCTGGCCGGACCGCGCGGAACCGTATGACGTGTGGCTGGTGATGCATGAAGACCTGTCGCGCTCGGCACGCGTGCGCGCGGCGGCCGACGCCATCATCGCCAGCGTAGGGAACGCAAAGCCGGCCGCCGGCAATGATAAGATGCCACGATGA